The DNA window TTAACGCAGTAAATCATATAATTGAAAGGAATCTGTGTTATGTTAGATGCTATAATTATAATGATAATAAATATCATTTAATATAAAAAGGAGTTAGACTTATGACCTTAAACAAATGTATCTTAATAGGTCTCTTGGGTTCATTCTTGATGTTTTTGGGAGACATGATTTTATATTATGATCCAAATGATTACGATGGCAAAGATACTATAAATAGCATTATTGGCATAATGAAAAATGTTAGCACAAAAAGATTATACCTTGGTGGTCTTTTAGGTCCAATATCTGCCTTTATATATAGTATTGGTTTTTTTCATATTGTTTTATCATGTCAAGAAAATTATTTAAGTCTTGCGTGCTTTGTATTTTTAATAAATATTTTTGGCATGATACTGGGAGGCTCTTATCATATTCAATGTGCCTACTTAGGCCTTTTATCAAGATACGAAAACAAGGGAGCCTTTGATGAATTTTTAAAATTTTTAAAATTTCAAGCAAAAATGGTTTTTGGAACTATGGCTATAGCAAACATAGGAACAACATTGATAATTTTATTTGGATTCACAGTATTTCCAATATGGCAAGCTCTATTTACACCTATATTTCTTTTGACTCTCACTCCTCTTGCCGGGAGATTGCCAAAGGGATTGCACATGATTATTCGCGGTGGTTGGTTTAACTTAATATATTTTATTTACTACCTAAGCTTATTGAT is part of the Negativicoccus succinicivorans genome and encodes:
- a CDS encoding DUF6796 family protein: MTLNKCILIGLLGSFLMFLGDMILYYDPNDYDGKDTINSIIGIMKNVSTKRLYLGGLLGPISAFIYSIGFFHIVLSCQENYLSLACFVFLINIFGMILGGSYHIQCAYLGLLSRYENKGAFDEFLKFLKFQAKMVFGTMAIANIGTTLIILFGFTVFPIWQALFTPIFLLTLTPLAGRLPKGLHMIIRGGWFNLIYFIYYLSLLINYTNVNL